In Dickeya dadantii NCPPB 898, one DNA window encodes the following:
- a CDS encoding SrfA family protein: MAKLFLRSGNLDDFLALGENGQPVYASALQLRETLRLRKQQHIADCLAIPQPNEDGDRIDWYAPFAGKITSWMAASDEQREQALLVLEQYLGTVGAISERAQQSNKPAQKLFGVLLSKAFQFPGSNHVYLVDDKPVITFWGFVSLGKKSRADVLECLRPVEPVDIPEPVPEPLPEVTTQVAEPEPEQPPPPVEPEPIVVAEPVAPPQAAPSPRRVWTSIWLLAPGAALLATLAFQIRGCVSQPENNAPPAVTAIKPEKRALSATPTDTLPPPNLPLQVATLLTPPALAEQKKPEEKAPEAPAHVEMSAAPKGALVMPADAVKIGSIRFLDGNWQAVVSMKNPLTGKPPVLRYQIKDGKGRVRFNYSEKVTCQAEVEAGLHQSGNLVINSRYRARCSDGSRYPMPEIVCTRQESSEAAECKGRYDADTELPMTIKRESK, encoded by the coding sequence GTGGCAAAATTATTTTTACGCAGTGGAAATTTAGACGATTTTCTTGCGTTGGGAGAGAACGGCCAGCCCGTTTATGCTTCGGCGCTGCAACTACGGGAGACACTGCGTCTTCGCAAACAACAGCACATCGCGGACTGTCTGGCCATCCCCCAACCCAACGAGGATGGCGACCGCATCGACTGGTATGCGCCCTTCGCCGGCAAGATAACCTCCTGGATGGCGGCCAGCGACGAACAGCGTGAGCAGGCGTTGCTGGTGCTGGAACAGTATCTCGGCACCGTTGGCGCCATTAGCGAGCGGGCGCAGCAATCCAACAAGCCGGCACAGAAACTCTTCGGGGTATTGTTGTCGAAAGCCTTTCAGTTTCCAGGTTCCAATCATGTCTATCTGGTGGACGATAAACCGGTCATCACCTTTTGGGGATTCGTCAGCCTGGGCAAAAAATCCCGCGCTGATGTGCTGGAGTGCCTGCGCCCGGTTGAACCGGTCGACATTCCCGAGCCGGTTCCGGAACCGCTGCCGGAAGTGACCACACAGGTCGCCGAACCCGAACCGGAACAACCGCCGCCGCCGGTCGAACCGGAACCGATCGTGGTTGCCGAACCGGTCGCTCCGCCGCAAGCCGCCCCGTCGCCGCGCCGGGTCTGGACCAGCATCTGGTTGCTGGCGCCGGGCGCCGCGCTGTTGGCGACGCTGGCGTTCCAGATCCGCGGTTGCGTTTCTCAACCCGAAAACAACGCTCCGCCGGCGGTGACCGCCATCAAACCGGAAAAACGCGCGCTGAGCGCTACGCCGACGGATACGCTTCCACCGCCGAATCTGCCGTTGCAAGTAGCGACGCTGCTGACGCCGCCAGCGCTGGCTGAACAGAAGAAACCCGAAGAAAAAGCGCCGGAAGCCCCCGCCCATGTCGAGATGAGCGCCGCGCCGAAAGGCGCGCTGGTGATGCCTGCCGACGCAGTAAAAATCGGCTCCATCCGTTTCCTCGACGGCAACTGGCAGGCGGTCGTTTCCATGAAAAATCCGCTGACCGGCAAACCGCCGGTTCTCCGCTACCAGATCAAAGACGGCAAAGGCCGGGTTCGCTTTAACTACAGCGAAAAAGTCACCTGCCAGGCTGAGGTGGAAGCCGGGTTGCATCAGTCCGGCAATCTGGTGATCAACAGCCGCTATCGGGCGCGCTGCAGCGATGGTTCCCGTTATCCGATGCCGGAAATCGTCTGCACCCGGCAAGAATCGAGCGAGGCCGCAGAATGTAAAGGCCGCTACGATGCCGACACAGAGCTACCGATGACGATTAAGCGTGAGAGCAAATAA
- a CDS encoding SDR family oxidoreductase, producing MFAITGATGQLGRLVIDSLVKSVPAEQIVAVVRDPAKASALAAQGIHVRHGDYDRPETLVSALNGVDKLLLISSSEVGKRETQHKAVIDAAKKAGVGLIAYTSLLHADTSSLGLAAEHLATESALRTSGIPHVILRNGWYTENYAASIAPALAHSAFIGAAGEGRIASAARGDYAQAAAIVLQLHGQEGKIYELAGDHSYTLAEFTAEVAKQSGKPVQYINLSQADFANALKGAGLPDFLADMLADSDAGAEKGGLFDDKNALTTLLGRSTTPYAEVIRGTLASL from the coding sequence ATGTTTGCGATTACAGGAGCAACCGGCCAACTGGGCCGTCTGGTGATTGATTCGCTGGTGAAATCGGTGCCGGCAGAACAGATCGTTGCGGTGGTGCGCGACCCTGCCAAGGCCAGCGCTCTGGCCGCGCAGGGGATTCATGTGCGACACGGTGATTATGATCGGCCGGAGACGCTGGTCAGCGCGCTGAACGGGGTAGACAAATTGCTGTTGATCTCATCAAGTGAAGTCGGCAAGCGCGAAACCCAGCACAAGGCAGTAATTGACGCGGCGAAAAAAGCCGGTGTCGGGCTGATTGCCTATACCAGCCTGCTGCACGCGGATACCTCGTCGCTGGGGCTGGCGGCCGAGCATCTGGCGACCGAGAGTGCGCTACGCACCTCCGGCATCCCTCATGTTATTTTGCGTAACGGCTGGTATACCGAAAACTATGCCGCCAGCATCGCGCCGGCTCTGGCGCACAGCGCGTTTATCGGCGCCGCCGGCGAAGGTCGCATTGCTTCCGCGGCGCGCGGCGACTATGCGCAAGCGGCGGCAATAGTGCTGCAACTGCATGGTCAGGAAGGGAAGATTTACGAGCTGGCCGGCGATCACAGCTACACGCTGGCGGAGTTTACCGCGGAAGTTGCGAAGCAAAGCGGTAAACCGGTGCAGTATATCAACCTGTCCCAGGCTGATTTCGCCAACGCGCTGAAAGGTGCGGGATTACCGGACTTTCTGGCCGATATGCTGGCGGACTCCGACGCCGGTGCGGAAAAAGGCGGACTGTTTGATGATAAGAACGCGCTGACGACGTTGCTGGGGCGCTCGACAACGCCCTATGCCGAGGTTATCCGCGGTACGCTGGCATCGCTGTAA
- a CDS encoding putative virulence factor yields MKPLTPKQLSSRLSRQLQSVSQGVDQAIAWVDETRRNVPRLDMEADRLIVKLRRCRNKARGLSDSSLKEIAMGMFGLAQGGKTYLLTSLAGNENGRIETSIGGVTLDYQKNINPDNQQPAFVTRFTRQAEGKNTPNPVQVQLLNEADIARIMAYAFVLEDSQNPAPELDEQHIAEHLKTLSLHRQQEAVPGLDGDDVVALWDYLVRHDARRQKPLERKFWPLAVELAPHLSIDDRASLFSVLWGEQSEYTSLYRHFAHTLEQLSGTRKVLAPISLLVDESLQPDSGIFNANLFDRLNSPSDLSAQVRPIVNGRAARNVELSLAELLMLAAEVQIPLLSPPKETLFEQVDLLDFPGFSLQDEPEFEPDEDNPERLLRLKPHPLSRALLRAKRAYLLERYTDDQEMNLLMVCTAAACKADVRHVGRALDFWVRHTQGENPQVRSRRKPGLIWAVTRHDRRFTHGYNNDEAVQRYVGNPGDAWGTMLAMDKRGINRMAAWLDAEVRREVKLGRINEQLSELQRELSDNLLGSWYQPAGADDPAHKQHIAESMLKALQTRTGVHGELLERLLPSRDELRRLYLQQQEQAQRNFASYQEAQDTAVPLVSYEPFGVGMDIDLFSDDADPSEEDETVVAPAPTEEEQTENHSYEAEFARNLYRYWINHLRNLPENVAIIELLGINRPTIEMLVEELITASVRLKIDDELQTMLLDSGQLGINRESKADRQVSRALNVLGDFVAWLGFQQVPEAGRPDSRVNKGNKIFAKPEKQTANFGTSRRLTKLSATPVNNTAYYIYDWLIGLNEMIIQNAGYAAGRDIKPKQRERLGTILGLIKPTES; encoded by the coding sequence ATGAAACCATTAACGCCCAAACAGCTGTCGAGCCGTCTCAGCCGTCAGTTACAGTCCGTTTCGCAAGGCGTGGATCAGGCGATCGCCTGGGTGGATGAAACCCGGCGCAACGTTCCCCGCCTGGATATGGAAGCCGATCGGCTTATCGTCAAGCTGCGGCGCTGTCGCAACAAGGCCCGCGGCCTGTCCGATTCGTCGTTAAAAGAGATCGCCATGGGCATGTTCGGGTTGGCTCAGGGCGGCAAAACTTATCTGCTGACCTCGCTGGCCGGTAACGAAAACGGACGAATTGAAACCTCTATCGGCGGCGTTACGTTGGATTACCAGAAAAACATCAATCCGGACAACCAGCAACCGGCCTTTGTCACCCGCTTTACCCGGCAGGCTGAAGGCAAAAACACCCCGAATCCGGTACAGGTCCAGTTGCTCAACGAGGCCGATATCGCCCGAATTATGGCCTATGCCTTCGTACTGGAAGACAGTCAGAACCCGGCGCCGGAGCTTGACGAACAGCATATCGCCGAGCACCTGAAAACCCTGTCGTTGCACCGCCAGCAGGAAGCGGTGCCCGGGCTGGACGGCGATGACGTGGTCGCGTTGTGGGATTATCTGGTGCGCCACGACGCCCGGCGTCAAAAGCCGCTGGAACGCAAATTCTGGCCGCTGGCGGTGGAGCTGGCGCCGCACCTCAGCATCGACGACCGCGCCAGCCTGTTCTCGGTTCTGTGGGGCGAACAGTCGGAATACACTTCGCTCTACCGCCATTTCGCCCACACGCTGGAGCAATTGTCCGGCACCCGCAAGGTACTGGCGCCGATCAGCCTGCTGGTGGATGAATCACTGCAACCCGACAGCGGTATTTTCAACGCCAACCTGTTCGACCGGCTCAATAGCCCTTCCGATCTCAGCGCGCAGGTGCGCCCCATCGTCAACGGCCGCGCGGCCAGAAATGTAGAGCTGTCGCTGGCGGAACTGCTCATGCTGGCGGCTGAAGTGCAAATTCCGCTGCTGTCACCGCCAAAGGAAACGTTGTTCGAACAGGTGGACCTGCTCGATTTTCCCGGTTTCAGCCTGCAGGACGAGCCGGAATTCGAGCCGGACGAGGATAACCCGGAGCGGCTGTTGCGCCTCAAGCCACACCCGTTGTCCCGTGCATTGCTGCGCGCCAAACGCGCCTATCTGCTGGAGCGTTATACCGACGATCAGGAAATGAATCTGCTGATGGTCTGTACCGCCGCCGCCTGCAAAGCGGACGTACGCCACGTCGGCCGGGCGCTGGATTTTTGGGTGCGTCATACCCAGGGTGAAAACCCGCAAGTCCGTAGTCGCCGCAAACCCGGCCTGATCTGGGCGGTGACCCGTCATGACCGGCGTTTCACCCACGGCTATAACAACGATGAAGCGGTACAGCGTTACGTGGGTAACCCCGGCGATGCCTGGGGCACCATGCTGGCGATGGACAAGCGCGGCATCAACAGGATGGCGGCCTGGCTGGACGCGGAGGTTCGCCGTGAAGTCAAACTGGGGCGCATCAACGAACAACTGAGCGAATTGCAGCGCGAGCTGTCCGATAACCTGCTTGGCAGTTGGTATCAGCCGGCCGGCGCCGATGACCCGGCGCACAAACAGCATATCGCCGAGTCGATGCTCAAAGCGTTGCAAACCCGAACCGGCGTGCACGGCGAACTGCTGGAACGGCTATTGCCTTCCCGCGATGAACTACGTCGGCTGTATCTGCAACAACAGGAACAGGCGCAACGCAACTTCGCGTCCTATCAGGAAGCGCAGGATACGGCGGTGCCGCTGGTCAGCTATGAACCGTTTGGCGTCGGGATGGATATCGACCTGTTCAGCGATGACGCCGACCCGAGCGAAGAAGACGAAACTGTCGTCGCGCCGGCGCCGACCGAGGAAGAGCAAACCGAAAACCACAGCTATGAAGCGGAGTTCGCCCGTAATCTGTACCGGTATTGGATCAACCACTTGCGCAACCTACCGGAAAACGTCGCCATCATTGAATTACTGGGGATTAACCGCCCCACCATCGAAATGCTGGTGGAGGAACTGATTACGGCCAGCGTGCGGCTGAAGATTGACGATGAGCTGCAAACCATGCTGTTGGATTCCGGGCAACTGGGTATTAACCGGGAAAGCAAAGCGGATCGACAGGTTTCGCGCGCGCTCAACGTGCTCGGCGATTTCGTCGCCTGGCTAGGCTTTCAGCAGGTGCCCGAGGCCGGCCGACCGGACAGCCGCGTCAACAAAGGCAACAAGATCTTTGCCAAGCCGGAAAAGCAAACGGCCAACTTCGGCACCTCCCGACGGTTGACCAAACTGTCGGCGACGCCGGTCAACAATACCGCCTATTACATTTATGACTGGCTGATCGGCCTGAACGAGATGATTATCCAGAACGCCGGCTATGCGGCTGGGCGTGACATCAAACCCAAACAGCGCGAACGTCTGGGAACGATTCTGGGTCTGATCAAACCGACCGAAAGCTGA
- a CDS encoding GMC family oxidoreductase, which translates to MNLITPHQAEQTDYDVVIVGGGIAGSLMAKTLTRGGKRCLILEAGDGDNLHYAGYRHTLQRYRQHPGKNHQVSGPRNVNAPAPHDTALQPLMPDGYDDRGYLVQRGPLPFSSTYCRQLGGTSLQWLGSAMRMLPEDFELQSRYGIGLDWPLRYNDLEPWYRAAEYELGVSANVEEQAYLGIRFPPDYVYPMQGLPPAWGDRQLARRLNGMTVMEDGQATPLTLRGTPSARNGVPHPGYEHGRGYHPRGAAGSPHLGLRCSGNSYCTPLCPTQARYNALKTLEDADPALLDVVTCSVAHKLLIDPSTDAITGVQFRHYVHQETALHHLHTVSARRYVLAGNAIANAVLLLASDACKGNDLVGRHLMDHPVLPVWGRADAPLWPMRGPLATSGIEAMRGGPARAHRAAYRIELSNDGWRWPVNALYHDIEHLLAEPLCGARLRSQMRERLSRQFSARCLVEQLPEYNNRVTIHPDYRDALGNHRPVIHYDLSLYTRTGVARAGNAMRQICRHAGIRDHSHYSPDDPGYFTCQGQPLAFVGAGHIAGTHCMGSSPHHSVVDRQQRSWIHKNLYLVGAGNMVSMGTAPPTLTLAALTLWAARTILSELDRMCASTR; encoded by the coding sequence ATGAATCTCATCACCCCTCATCAGGCTGAGCAGACCGATTACGACGTGGTGATCGTCGGCGGCGGCATTGCCGGTTCGCTGATGGCAAAAACCCTGACCCGCGGGGGAAAACGCTGCCTGATACTGGAGGCCGGCGACGGTGATAACCTGCATTACGCCGGATACCGGCATACGCTGCAGCGTTATCGCCAGCATCCGGGCAAAAACCATCAGGTATCCGGCCCACGTAACGTCAACGCGCCGGCGCCGCACGATACCGCCCTCCAGCCCCTGATGCCCGACGGCTATGACGACCGCGGCTATCTGGTGCAACGTGGTCCGTTACCATTCAGTTCCACCTACTGCCGCCAGCTCGGCGGCACGTCGCTACAGTGGCTCGGCAGCGCCATGCGCATGCTGCCGGAAGATTTCGAATTGCAAAGCCGCTACGGTATCGGGCTGGACTGGCCGTTGCGCTACAACGATCTTGAACCCTGGTATCGGGCGGCGGAGTACGAACTGGGCGTCTCGGCCAATGTAGAGGAACAGGCGTATCTGGGAATCCGGTTTCCGCCGGATTATGTCTATCCGATGCAAGGTCTGCCCCCTGCCTGGGGCGATCGACAGCTGGCGCGCCGCCTCAACGGCATGACGGTTATGGAAGACGGACAGGCGACACCGTTGACCCTGCGCGGCACGCCGTCCGCGCGCAACGGCGTGCCGCACCCCGGTTACGAACACGGCCGCGGCTATCATCCTCGCGGCGCGGCAGGCAGCCCGCATCTCGGCCTGCGCTGCTCCGGCAATAGCTATTGCACGCCGCTCTGCCCGACGCAGGCTCGCTACAACGCGTTGAAAACGCTGGAAGACGCCGATCCGGCATTGCTGGACGTCGTCACCTGTAGCGTAGCGCACAAGTTGCTGATCGACCCATCGACCGATGCCATCACCGGCGTTCAGTTTCGCCATTATGTGCATCAGGAAACGGCATTGCATCACCTGCATACCGTCAGCGCCCGACGCTATGTGCTGGCCGGCAACGCCATTGCCAATGCGGTGCTGTTGCTGGCGTCCGATGCCTGTAAAGGTAACGATCTGGTTGGGCGTCATCTGATGGATCACCCGGTACTGCCGGTCTGGGGCCGGGCCGACGCGCCCTTGTGGCCGATGCGCGGCCCGCTCGCCACTTCGGGGATTGAAGCCATGCGGGGCGGCCCGGCCCGCGCGCATCGCGCGGCCTATCGCATCGAGCTGAGCAACGACGGCTGGCGCTGGCCGGTCAACGCCTTATACCACGATATCGAACACCTGCTGGCGGAGCCGTTGTGCGGCGCCCGCTTACGCAGCCAAATGCGCGAACGGCTGTCGCGGCAATTCAGCGCCCGCTGCCTGGTGGAACAGTTGCCGGAATACAATAACCGGGTGACCATTCATCCTGACTACCGCGACGCGCTGGGCAATCATCGTCCGGTCATCCACTATGACCTGTCGCTGTACACCCGCACCGGCGTCGCGCGCGCCGGCAACGCTATGCGCCAGATTTGCCGGCACGCCGGCATTCGCGATCACAGTCATTACTCGCCCGACGACCCCGGCTACTTTACCTGTCAGGGGCAGCCGCTGGCGTTTGTCGGCGCCGGGCATATCGCCGGCACGCACTGTATGGGCAGCTCGCCCCATCATTCGGTGGTTGATCGCCAGCAACGCAGTTGGATTCATAAGAATCTCTATCTGGTGGGAGCCGGCAACATGGTCAGCATGGGAACGGCGCCGCCCACCCTGACGCTGGCGGCGTTGACGCTATGGGCCGCGCGCACAATTCTTTCCGAACTGGACAGAATGTGTGCCAGCACACGTTAA
- a CDS encoding virulence factor SrfB, producing the protein MLATLTDYKQQITLIQNSGIQFLDFALKLPPARSSFANRFVRKSANGPLLRLTYNEHSGKYALPSAMQVLPEAVNPESSYTLEQSLRLLSNVWLPLPFFRFNPPRTFMGGPNNWARVQVLELGEPDDDGNTHRLCLAFDTRVYPESHDLEALAPSESDINAGRLFTLAYHSEELDDFLDQTWVDGWLREAFSQQALVVESRKPRDIRQNLREFEYQAHYLNLLDIMATLLDVPEIRITSGTLKEPAINVDLILDVGNSHTAGILVEDHADESNGLKQTYELQIRDLSQPHYLYNELFDSRVEFAQARFGKQNFSFESGRDDAFVWPSITRVGREASRLALQRQGTEGSSGISSPRRYLWDEEPYVPGWRFSQTNSPRQQEPLATAMPLTMLVNDEGQPLFSLPLDERLPVFDPHYSRSSVMTFMLSELLAQALMQMNSPAQRLKMIHANAPRQLRNIILTLPSAMPKPEREIFRRRMIEAIGLVWKAMGWHPADEDFLTVEGKRHSSMPVPEVQMEWDEATCGQMVYLYNEAQVNFGGRAEAFFASMARPDKELADDEQPGKTLRIASIDIGGGTTDLAITQYWLDDGVGSNVKIIPRLLFREGFKVAGDDILLDVIQLYVLPALQVALKKAGVTSPDSLMTRLFGSEGRMDGQLTLRQQVTLQMFIPIGQAILEAYEQFDPLDLNAEIDTTFGEMLPQAPTRKVLEYVNSEIQRELPDEETPFDILQVPLILRLGKLHSEFLANRMSITQHLRLMSEVVSLYACDVLLLTGRPSRFPGIQALFRHLQPLPINRMMSLDGYHTSDWYPFNKRGRIENPKSTAAVGAMLCLLALDLRLPGFYFKAGDFEPYSTVRYLGMLDSSHTLTTDNVYYNDIDLDDADFTLDDQSGFEVRGSLCLGFRQLDNERWPASPLYSLSIVDPELARKVAGDSVLHVRLKVVPGDDNLTPERVEIADAVLGSGLAISPHQLRLKLNTLSSTVSGMAHYWIDSGSVFKK; encoded by the coding sequence ATGCTGGCAACCCTGACAGATTACAAACAACAAATTACGCTGATTCAGAATAGCGGTATTCAGTTTCTCGATTTTGCGTTAAAGCTCCCGCCGGCCCGGTCAAGCTTCGCCAATCGCTTTGTTCGCAAGAGCGCCAACGGGCCGCTGTTGCGGCTGACGTACAACGAACACAGCGGAAAATACGCCTTGCCGAGCGCCATGCAGGTGCTGCCGGAAGCGGTCAATCCGGAATCCAGTTACACGCTGGAACAGTCGTTGCGTCTGCTGAGCAACGTATGGCTGCCGCTGCCTTTTTTCCGTTTTAACCCGCCGCGGACCTTCATGGGCGGCCCAAACAACTGGGCGCGGGTACAGGTGCTGGAGCTGGGCGAGCCGGACGATGACGGCAACACCCACCGCCTCTGTCTGGCCTTCGATACCCGTGTTTATCCGGAAAGTCACGATCTGGAAGCGCTGGCGCCCAGCGAAAGCGACATCAACGCCGGGCGCTTGTTCACGCTGGCCTACCACAGTGAAGAACTGGACGATTTCCTCGACCAGACCTGGGTGGACGGCTGGCTGCGCGAAGCATTTTCCCAGCAGGCGCTGGTGGTGGAAAGCCGCAAACCCCGCGATATCCGCCAGAATCTGCGTGAATTCGAATATCAGGCGCATTACCTGAATTTGCTGGATATTATGGCGACGCTGCTGGATGTGCCGGAAATCCGCATCACCAGCGGTACGCTGAAAGAGCCGGCCATCAATGTGGATCTGATTCTTGACGTCGGTAACTCCCACACCGCCGGGATCCTGGTGGAGGATCACGCCGACGAAAGCAACGGCCTCAAGCAGACCTACGAGCTACAGATCCGCGATTTGAGCCAGCCTCATTATCTGTACAACGAGCTGTTCGACAGCCGGGTGGAGTTCGCCCAGGCGCGCTTCGGCAAGCAAAACTTCTCCTTCGAAAGCGGCCGCGACGATGCGTTTGTCTGGCCGTCGATTACCCGCGTCGGGCGCGAGGCCAGCCGTCTGGCGCTACAGCGTCAGGGAACCGAGGGTTCCAGCGGTATTTCCAGCCCGCGCCGTTATCTGTGGGACGAAGAGCCGTATGTGCCGGGCTGGCGTTTCAGCCAGACCAACAGCCCGCGTCAGCAGGAGCCGCTGGCGACCGCCATGCCGTTGACCATGCTGGTCAACGATGAAGGCCAGCCGCTGTTCAGCCTGCCGCTGGACGAACGCCTGCCGGTGTTCGACCCGCACTACAGCCGCAGTTCGGTGATGACGTTCATGCTCTCAGAACTGCTGGCGCAGGCGCTGATGCAAATGAACAGCCCCGCCCAACGCCTGAAGATGATTCACGCCAACGCGCCGCGTCAGTTACGCAACATTATTCTGACCCTGCCCTCGGCGATGCCTAAACCGGAACGCGAGATCTTCCGGCGGCGGATGATCGAAGCGATCGGTCTGGTGTGGAAAGCGATGGGCTGGCACCCGGCCGATGAGGATTTCCTGACGGTGGAGGGTAAGCGCCACAGCAGCATGCCGGTGCCGGAAGTCCAGATGGAGTGGGATGAAGCCACCTGCGGACAGATGGTGTACCTCTACAACGAAGCGCAGGTGAATTTCGGCGGCCGGGCGGAGGCGTTCTTCGCCAGCATGGCGCGGCCGGACAAAGAACTGGCGGACGACGAACAGCCGGGGAAAACCTTGCGCATCGCGTCTATCGATATCGGCGGCGGCACCACCGATCTGGCGATTACCCAATACTGGCTGGACGACGGCGTCGGCAGCAACGTCAAAATCATCCCCCGTCTGCTGTTTCGTGAAGGGTTTAAAGTCGCCGGCGATGACATTCTGCTGGATGTGATCCAGCTGTATGTGCTGCCGGCGTTGCAGGTCGCGCTGAAAAAAGCCGGCGTCACCAGCCCGGACAGCCTGATGACCCGGCTGTTCGGCAGCGAAGGCCGCATGGACGGCCAGCTGACGCTGCGCCAGCAGGTCACGCTGCAAATGTTCATTCCTATCGGTCAAGCGATTCTGGAAGCCTACGAACAGTTCGACCCGCTCGATCTGAACGCGGAAATCGACACCACATTCGGCGAAATGCTGCCGCAGGCGCCGACGCGCAAAGTACTGGAATACGTCAACAGCGAGATCCAGCGTGAATTGCCGGACGAGGAAACGCCGTTCGATATTCTGCAGGTGCCGCTGATTCTGCGTCTTGGCAAGCTGCACAGCGAATTTCTGGCCAACCGCATGAGCATTACCCAGCACCTGCGGCTGATGTCGGAAGTGGTGTCGCTGTATGCCTGCGACGTGCTGCTGCTGACCGGCCGTCCGTCCCGTTTTCCGGGTATTCAGGCGCTGTTCCGCCACCTGCAGCCGCTGCCGATTAACCGCATGATGTCGCTGGATGGCTATCACACCAGCGACTGGTATCCGTTTAACAAGCGCGGGCGTATCGAAAACCCGAAATCCACCGCCGCGGTGGGCGCGATGCTGTGCCTGCTGGCGCTGGATCTGCGTCTGCCCGGTTTCTACTTCAAAGCCGGGGATTTCGAACCCTATTCCACCGTGCGCTACCTCGGTATGTTGGACAGCAGCCACACCCTCACCACCGATAACGTCTACTATAACGATATCGATCTGGATGACGCCGATTTCACGCTGGACGATCAGTCCGGTTTCGAAGTACGCGGCTCACTGTGCCTCGGCTTTCGCCAGTTGGACAACGAACGCTGGCCCGCTTCACCGCTCTACTCGCTGTCGATCGTCGATCCGGAACTGGCCCGCAAGGTGGCCGGCGACAGCGTACTGCACGTGCGCCTGAAAGTGGTGCCGGGCGACGATAACCTCACGCCGGAACGCGTCGAGATCGCCGACGCGGTGCTAGGCTCCGGGCTCGCCATTTCGCCGCATCAGCTAAGGCTGAAACTCAACACCTTGTCCAGCACGGTTTCCGGCATGGCACATTACTGGATCGATAGCGGGAGCGTCTTCAAGAAATGA
- a CDS encoding ferritin-like domain-containing protein has translation MNLNEHATHQDLDAMFREKGYVKLTSHKDLAHELDDIRDLLQKAMVLEHAVIPPYLTMLYTMNDDIDPRVPEVIHSVVIEEMLHFVMVGNLLNAVGGTPNISGHDFLPDYPATLPFGIEDLEIQLHPFSQHAIHQAMQIEHPKYVRPDVVASHVCSDMSIGEYYVYIESRLRAAVESFGEKAVFCGDPTRQIEPEQFCHGSYGAVIPVTDLDSAVASLRQICDQGEGSPHNIWQGEDNDVPHYYRFNEIYCERLYAHGDTIASGPTGEPLTIEWDKAVRTHSAAKVSDYPEGELHKAIVRFNRRYCELLENLQLALSGRPLKLTPAVMAMGALREDFRAIVSHPFPGDNAYRAAPTFEYTPPPPPRFQAKSQAVTFSNNQATLEKLGQAYAAGDLPMALTCLSEQLVWDMTGPVDVPYTGVFYGHEGFSRFWSLMSQTVEFSSEVVEKVFFSDNQAMAYGSQQGITKSTRVPYSYDWAIRYEFTDDHRIRLMRNYFNPMRIQAALAATPPKPRSFINK, from the coding sequence ATGAACTTAAACGAACACGCCACACACCAAGATTTGGATGCTATGTTCAGGGAAAAAGGCTACGTCAAATTAACCAGCCATAAGGATCTGGCGCACGAGTTAGACGATATCCGGGACTTATTGCAAAAAGCGATGGTGCTGGAACACGCGGTAATCCCCCCCTACCTTACAATGCTTTATACGATGAATGACGACATCGATCCGCGTGTCCCCGAGGTGATTCATTCCGTCGTGATTGAAGAAATGCTGCATTTTGTCATGGTCGGCAACCTGCTGAATGCGGTGGGCGGCACGCCAAATATCAGCGGCCACGATTTTTTGCCCGATTACCCGGCCACGCTGCCGTTCGGCATCGAAGATCTGGAAATTCAGCTACACCCGTTTTCTCAGCACGCCATACATCAGGCGATGCAAATCGAACACCCGAAATACGTGCGTCCGGACGTGGTAGCCAGCCATGTCTGCAGCGACATGTCGATCGGCGAATACTACGTCTATATCGAATCACGCCTGCGGGCGGCGGTGGAATCTTTCGGCGAAAAGGCCGTGTTCTGCGGCGACCCCACCCGCCAGATTGAGCCGGAGCAGTTCTGCCACGGTTCCTACGGCGCCGTCATTCCGGTGACCGATCTGGACAGCGCGGTCGCCAGCCTGCGTCAGATTTGCGATCAGGGCGAAGGCTCGCCGCACAATATCTGGCAGGGCGAAGACAATGACGTCCCGCACTATTATCGCTTCAACGAAATCTACTGCGAGCGGCTGTACGCCCACGGCGACACCATCGCCAGCGGCCCGACCGGCGAACCGTTGACGATCGAATGGGACAAGGCCGTCAGAACCCACAGCGCGGCCAAAGTCAGCGACTATCCGGAAGGCGAGTTGCACAAGGCGATTGTGCGCTTCAACCGTCGCTACTGCGAATTGCTGGAAAACCTACAGTTGGCGCTGTCCGGCCGCCCGTTAAAACTCACCCCGGCGGTGATGGCGATGGGCGCGCTGCGGGAGGATTTCCGGGCGATCGTCTCCCATCCGTTCCCCGGCGACAACGCCTACCGCGCGGCGCCGACGTTCGAGTATACCCCGCCGCCGCCGCCGCGTTTTCAGGCCAAGAGTCAGGCGGTCACGTTCTCCAACAACCAGGCTACGCTGGAGAAACTCGGTCAGGCCTATGCCGCGGGCGACCTGCCGATGGCGCTCACCTGCCTGAGCGAACAGTTGGTGTGGGACATGACCGGCCCGGTGGATGTGCCTTATACCGGCGTGTTCTACGGCCACGAAGGTTTCTCCCGTTTCTGGTCGCTGATGAGCCAGACGGTAGAATTCAGCAGCGAAGTGGTGGAAAAAGTCTTCTTCAGCGACAATCAGGCAATGGCTTACGGCAGCCAGCAGGGGATCACCAAATCCACCCGCGTGCCTTACAGTTACGACTGGGCGATACGCTATGAGTTCACCGACGACCACCGTATCCGGCTGATGCGCAACTACTTCAACCCGATGCGTATTCAGGCCGCGCTGGCCGCTACGCCGCCGAAACCGCGCTCGTTCATCAACAAGTAA